The following proteins come from a genomic window of Bradyrhizobium paxllaeri:
- a CDS encoding response regulator — translation MSDTGAGMPREVQEKAFDPFFTTKQPGQGTGLGLSQVYGFVKQSGGEIKIYSEVGHGTAIKIYLPRAAAAPEIAGQGEGPLVGSSGSETVLVVEDECDVRSYLVETLKDLNYRVREAANGAAALALFDANPFRIDLLLTDIVMPGLNGRELADQLHHRQAGLRVLFMTGYSRDAIVHQGRLDPGVSLLQKPVTQALLAARIREILDKS, via the coding sequence GTGAGCGATACCGGCGCGGGAATGCCGCGGGAAGTCCAGGAGAAGGCGTTCGATCCGTTCTTCACGACCAAGCAACCGGGGCAGGGCACCGGCCTCGGATTGAGTCAGGTCTACGGCTTCGTCAAGCAATCCGGCGGAGAGATCAAGATCTACAGCGAGGTCGGACATGGAACGGCAATCAAGATCTACTTGCCCCGTGCCGCCGCCGCACCCGAGATCGCCGGACAGGGCGAGGGCCCGCTCGTCGGAAGCTCGGGAAGCGAAACCGTCCTGGTGGTCGAGGACGAGTGCGATGTCAGATCGTATCTGGTCGAGACGCTGAAAGACCTGAACTACCGGGTTCGCGAGGCGGCGAACGGCGCGGCCGCGCTAGCTCTGTTCGATGCCAATCCGTTCCGGATCGATCTGTTGCTGACCGACATCGTGATGCCCGGCCTCAACGGCCGCGAACTGGCCGACCAACTGCATCACCGGCAGGCGGGCTTAAGGGTCCTGTTCATGACCGGTTACTCGCGGGATGCGATCGTGCATCAGGGGCGGCTGGATCCCGGCGTGTCGCTGCTGCAGAAGCCGGTCACCCAGGCCTTGCTGGCGGCACGGATCAGGGAAATCCTCGACAAGTCGTAG
- a CDS encoding IS481 family transposase codes for MPFREVCRMDTRLEFVMLASVEGANVRQLCRRFGVSPTTGYKWLERWRLQGTAGLHELSRRPQNSPSRSAAATEKAVLSVRAEHPAWGGRKIARRLKDLGREAIPAPSTVTAILKRHGVELGAHGGGQSAFTRFERSRPNELWQMDFKGHVALHAGRLHPLTVLDDHSRFSVLLAACANERTETVRQQLIIAFRRYGLPERLITDNGSPWGDGPGNPFTPLGVWLIEHGVKISHSRPYHPQTMGKDERFHRSLKAEVLSGPPFADLAAAERALDRWRNVYNTQRPHEALELAVPASRYQPSPRDYVEIVAPFEYASDDVVRRVQQGGHVSLLGRAVKVPKAFRGRAVAFRPTTHDGVFDVVFRTQMIATIDIRPLDREPESVHDVSEHPSTLSPV; via the coding sequence ATGCCGTTCCGCGAGGTGTGCCGGATGGACACGAGATTGGAATTTGTGATGTTGGCCTCGGTGGAGGGAGCCAATGTTCGGCAGCTGTGCCGGCGCTTCGGCGTGAGCCCGACGACTGGCTACAAATGGCTGGAACGTTGGCGGCTGCAAGGAACGGCGGGGCTTCACGAGCTGTCACGTCGGCCGCAGAATTCGCCGTCGCGCAGCGCCGCAGCGACGGAGAAAGCTGTCCTTTCGGTCCGCGCGGAGCATCCGGCCTGGGGCGGTCGCAAGATCGCCAGGCGGCTGAAGGATCTGGGACGGGAAGCCATTCCGGCGCCCTCGACCGTGACGGCGATCTTGAAGCGGCACGGGGTCGAACTGGGCGCACATGGCGGCGGTCAGTCCGCCTTCACCCGGTTCGAGCGGTCGCGGCCGAACGAGTTGTGGCAGATGGACTTCAAGGGCCACGTGGCCCTGCATGCCGGCCGGCTTCATCCGCTGACCGTGCTCGACGATCATTCCCGCTTCTCCGTGCTGCTTGCGGCCTGCGCCAACGAGCGGACCGAGACGGTCCGCCAGCAGCTCATCATCGCCTTCCGCCGCTACGGCCTGCCGGAGCGGCTGATCACCGACAACGGTTCGCCCTGGGGCGACGGACCGGGCAACCCGTTCACTCCGCTCGGGGTCTGGCTGATCGAGCATGGCGTCAAGATCAGCCATTCGCGGCCCTATCATCCACAGACCATGGGCAAGGACGAACGCTTCCATCGCAGCCTCAAGGCCGAGGTGCTGTCCGGTCCGCCGTTCGCCGATCTCGCCGCGGCCGAGCGCGCCCTCGATCGCTGGCGCAACGTCTACAACACACAACGGCCGCACGAGGCGCTCGAGCTTGCTGTCCCGGCCAGCCGCTATCAGCCGAGCCCGCGCGACTATGTCGAGATCGTCGCGCCCTTCGAATATGCCTCGGACGACGTCGTGCGCCGTGTTCAGCAAGGCGGTCACGTCAGCCTCCTCGGCCGCGCCGTCAAAGTTCCCAAAGCCTTCCGCGGAAGGGCTGTGGCGTTCCGACCCACTACACACGATGGCGTCTTCGACGTTGTCTTCAGAACCCAGATGATTGCAACCATCGACATCCGGCCCCTCGACCGCGAGCCCGAAAGTGTCCACGATGTCTCCGAACACCCGTCCACCTTGTCTCCGGTCTGA
- a CDS encoding OmpA family protein, producing MTRFLSIMTIGAALSMTAGLAVAGDTVSADKILDALKPKAGVTRGLSTGPQQPGDIAAKAKENNFVDSLRNRKTRSLSLGERQEIAELAASKPKIDLEIQFDYNSADISKNSVSAVQELGKALSDSTLKGSTFVVAGHTDAIGGEAYNQDLSERRADTIKRYLTEKYGIAGANLVTVGYGKTRPKDAHAPMDPTNRRVQVVNMDTKTAAK from the coding sequence ATGACCCGCTTTCTTTCGATCATGACTATCGGCGCCGCGCTGTCGATGACGGCGGGCCTCGCCGTCGCCGGCGACACCGTCTCGGCCGACAAGATTCTGGACGCCCTGAAGCCGAAGGCCGGCGTGACCCGCGGCCTCTCGACCGGCCCGCAGCAGCCGGGAGACATCGCCGCAAAGGCCAAGGAAAACAACTTCGTCGACTCACTTCGCAACCGCAAGACCCGGTCACTGTCGCTCGGCGAGCGTCAGGAAATCGCGGAACTTGCCGCGAGCAAGCCGAAGATCGATCTCGAAATTCAGTTCGACTACAACTCGGCCGACATCAGCAAGAATTCGGTCTCCGCCGTGCAGGAACTCGGCAAGGCGCTGTCCGATTCGACCCTGAAGGGTTCGACCTTCGTGGTCGCCGGTCATACCGATGCGATCGGCGGCGAGGCGTATAACCAGGATCTTTCCGAGCGCCGCGCCGATACGATCAAGCGGTACCTGACCGAGAAGTACGGCATTGCCGGCGCCAATCTCGTAACCGTCGGCTACGGCAAGACCAGGCCGAAGGATGCCCATGCGCCGATGGACCCGACCAACCGCCGCGTTCAGGTCGTCAATATGGACACCAAGACCGCCGCGAAGTGA